TTTGCAACTCGACCGTTGTGGCGGGTGATGCGCGCACCGTTGCCGACGCACGACGATTGTCGTCGCGCCCGCGGCCCGAAATCGACGATGCCTTCAAAGCCGTCGACAGCGCGGCGATGCAGATCCTTTTCTTGCCGAGCGCCGATCAGCGTGCGGTCCTCGAAGCCGTTCTACCTCGCCTCCCGTCAGAGCTTGGCTCAAAGCCGATCACAACGGTTACGCACGGTTGCCGTTGGGCCGCGCTCGGCGTTCACGTGCAACCGCAAAAGTCGTTACAGCTCGTCGTGCGATCGGCCGACGAGGCGAGTGCTGATGCATTTCGCGCACTATGGGAAGAAGTGGTGCGGATCGCTTGTCGGCATCCAGATGTGGTTGATGCCATGCCAAAGCTCGATAATGCGTCGCAGACGCTCACCCCGCTTCGGCGCGGCGATCGCTTGCTGCTTGAGCTTGACGCGGACAAAAAACAGATCGCCGCGCTATCGGCGCTTCTCCGCGCGCCAGCCGCACTCGCGCGCGATGCTTCGAACCGCGCGCAGTCTCGGCAGAACCTTCTCATGCTCGGCCTGGCGTTCGAAACGTATGGCGACAAGTACCGCGCTTTGCCGCCGGCCGCGATTTGCTCGTCCTGGGGCATCCCATTGCTGAGTTGGCGTGTGCAACTTTTACCATTCCTGGGCGAGGAAGATCTCTATCGGCGGTTTCGACTCGACGAGCCGTGGAATAGTAAGCATAACCGACAACTGATTGAGCTCATGCCGGCCGTTTTTCGTCGCCTCGGCCGGCATGGCGACCGGACCGGTCGTACCCCATACCTGACACCCCGGGGAAAAGGCACCGCTCTGAACGCGCGCGAACCAACTCCCTACGACGCGTTTCGAGACACGACGTCCAGCACGATCTTGCTCGTCGAGGCCGACACCGAACACGAAGTGGTGTGGACGCAGCCCGCTGATCTCGACTACAACGCCGACAAGCCGCTGGTCGGCCTTGACGAGCCACGATCACCGGGCTTCATGGCGTTGTTTGCCGACGCGCACGTCCGCCTGATCCCGCAGGAGACCGATACCGCATTACTCCGCGCTTTGTTTACCCGCGCAGGTGGCGAACAGGTTGACCTCGACGATTGAAATGCTCGCGCGACGTACAACTTGCGCTTCCCGCCTTAGTCGCGTGCAGTTCGACACGACCGACAACAGCAACGAAGAAACGCTCGTCCACAGCCAAGACGAAGCCGACTCGACCGACGAAGTCGGCTACGGCCAGGCCAACGCCACCTATCAAGACGCCATCTGGAGCAACTACGCCACCTCGGTAGGGAACGCCCTCAGTGGCGTTCCGTCCGGCACCCCCGAGTCCGCGCTGCTTCAATACTACGCCAGCATCGCCCTTGATGAATCGAACCAGGTCAGCACCGACGGCAGCGACCTAGTCAACGAAGAGACGCAGATCAGCGGGCAGGAAGTCACGCTGGGCGACGAGACCGAGGCCGCGTTGGTGGGCCAGACCAATGCCGACGACGCCGCTCAGCAGACGGAGATGGGGACGCTGTTGTCCGAAGAAGTGCAGGCGGTGAAGAACGCCGACGCCGACCTGACGCAGGCGGTGGGCAGCGGCGCCGACGCGCAGGCGGCCTACCAGACGTCGGTGGCCGACGCGGTGGCCCAGTTTTACCAGGACAAGGCAGCGGCCTCGCAGACCCACGACAACGCCGTGGCCGCGGCCATGGCGGCCCAGGTCAAGGGCGATGCGTCCAACTGGGTGGCCTACTTGGAGAACAACATCACGCTGGACCAGTTGAATGCCGAAAACGCGGCGGATTCCGACACGATGAACGCGGCCGTTCAAGCCGCGCGCGTGGCGGAGCTGGGCGGCTACGGCGACGCGGAAATCACGGAAGCCACCACGATCGGCACGGCCGAGGTGACGTTGGCCACGGCCCAAGGCGCTGATGAAGTCGGCCTCGCCGGCGACG
This genomic window from Pirellulales bacterium contains:
- a CDS encoding DUF1559 domain-containing protein — its product is MHNRANAKSPALLLAAAIACLVPDAASTVEPTKSERRTAVVAPFVDDQTLLILALNWPEANLSAAIELLSSVRPGAADLSEARAALAALTECGVREAYLIGKLADLTEGSPLLVVPVSGSAEADKVVKLLKEQFSAAEVCNSTVVAGDARTVADARRLSSRPRPEIDDAFKAVDSAAMQILFLPSADQRAVLEAVLPRLPSELGSKPITTVTHGCRWAALGVHVQPQKSLQLVVRSADEASADAFRALWEEVVRIACRHPDVVDAMPKLDNASQTLTPLRRGDRLLLELDADKKQIAALSALLRAPAALARDASNRAQSRQNLLMLGLAFETYGDKYRALPPAAICSSWGIPLLSWRVQLLPFLGEEDLYRRFRLDEPWNSKHNRQLIELMPAVFRRLGRHGDRTGRTPYLTPRGKGTALNAREPTPYDAFRDTTSSTILLVEADTEHEVVWTQPADLDYNADKPLVGLDEPRSPGFMALFADAHVRLIPQETDTALLRALFTRAGGEQVDLDD